A region of Kwoniella shivajii chromosome 11, complete sequence DNA encodes the following proteins:
- a CDS encoding meiotic recombinase Dmc1, with the protein MSDNEEDTIVGFESVEELQSHGINAQDISKLKAAGIVTVLGVSQTTRRHLLRIKGLSEAKVEKLKEVVAKMLPAPFMTATEIADRRQNVVYITTGSKSVDAMLGGGIATQSITEVFGEFRTGKTQLCHTLCVSTQLPEENGGAAGKVAYIDTEGTFRPDRVRAVADRFGVDSTMALDNVLCARAWSSEQQCDLLVELAVRFVEDRTYKLLIVDSIMNLFRQDYSGRGELSERQQKLNQFLARLQKLSEEFNIAVVLTNQVQADPGAAAMFAAAASAKPVGGHILAHASATRIALRKGRGDERIAKLSDSLDMPEGEATYVLKSGGWEDPS; encoded by the exons ATGTCCGATAacgaagaa GATACTATCGTCGGCTTCGAG TCCGTCGAAGAACTTCAAAGTCAT GGTATCAACGCTCAAGATATATCTAAGCTCAAAGCTGCTGGTATCGTCACTGTCCTGGGTGTATCACAAACCACCAGAAGACATTTACTGAGAATTAAG GGACTTTCAGAA GCTAAAGTAGAAAAGTTGAAG GAAGTGGTGGCTAAAATGCTC CCTGCACCCTTCATGACCGCCACGGAGATTGCCGACCGACGACAGAATGTTGTGTACATTACAACTGGCTCAAAATCCGTTGACGCAATGCTTGGAGGCGGTATTGCTACTCAAAGTATAACTGAAGTCTTCGGAGAGTTTAGAACAGGAAAG ACCCAACTCTGCCATACTCTCTGTGTTTCCACTCAGCTTCCGGAGGAAAATGGTGGCGCTGCTGGGAAAGTGGCGTATATTGATACAGA AGGTACCTTTCGACCTGATCGAGTCAGAGCTGTAGCGGACCGATTCGGAGTTGACTCCACTATGGCACTTGACAATGTTCTTTGCGCCAGAGCTTGGAGCTCTGAACAGCAATGTGACTTACTCGTGGAACTCGCTGTAAG ATTCGTAGAGGATCGAACATACAAACTTCTCATTGTGGACAGTATCATGAATCTTTTCC GTCAAGACTATTCCGGCCGAGGAGAGTTATCTGAACGACAACAG AAACTTAACCAATTCCTTGCAAGACTCCAAAAGCTTTCTGAAGAGTTTAACATCGCTGTGGTCCTTACCAATCAAGTTCAGGCTGATCCAGGT GCTGCTGCAAT GtttgctgctgctgcttCTGCGAAACctgttggag GTCATATCCTTGCCCACGC ATCCGCCACTCGTATCGCCCTTCGTAAAGGTCGAGGCGATGAAAGAATTGCCAAGCTCAGCGATTCTCTCGACATGCCTGAAGGTGAAGCCACTTATGTTCTAAAGTCTGG TGGCTGGGAAGACCCAAGCTAA
- a CDS encoding aconitate hydratase, mitochondrial, which translates to MVILSSARVSALPKRLVQARGLATPSSLPIKDCTSITPPYPRLLKTLDEVRNVLPKGAKLTLAEKILYAHLRNPEESLGGGGKVRGERYLKLRPDRVAMQDASAQMALLQFMTCRLPSCAVPASIHCDHLIQAQTGAESDLSRSIEANKEVFDFLESAALKYGIEFWRPGSGIIHQIVLENYAAPGLLMLGTDSHTPNAGGLGMLAIGVGGADAVDALTDTPWELKAPLVTGVKLTGELKGWATPKDLILHLAGKLTVRGGTGRIIEYFGPGVPAQSCTGLATIANMGAEVGATTSTFPYSDNMRQYLHATGRGPVAQAADDAAKQGFLSADEGAEYDEVIEINLSDLEPHLNGPFTPDLATPLSSFSSFLNENKYPTALSSALIGSCTNSSYEDMSRVASIAEQAKAAGLKSKVPFLVTPGSELIRATVEKDGLQDTLESVGATVLANACGPCIGQWKRDEHKGEDNAILTSFNRNFKARNDGNLKTMNFLASPEIVTAMAFSGDLNFNPTTDSIPTPNGPFRFTPPSGDRLPPTGYSAGDLSYAPQPSPTPSPSTEIAISPSSTRLEILEPFGSNFANGGGELSTMTCLMRVKGKCTTDHISAAGAWLKYKGHLSNISENTLMTAVNDQGGKINKAIDINGEEDTIPRTMQKYKQRNEPWMLVVDDNYGEGSAREHAALQPRFYGGAMIVARSFARIHETNLKKQGILPLWFMDKSDYSRISAHDKVSTNGLEAVMNGTSSSPIIKLRVEKPDGTMEEIETRHTLSEDQIEWLRYGSALNYIGKVARDNGKA; encoded by the exons ATGGTCATCTTATCATCAGCCAGGGTATCCGCTCTGCCCAAGCGTCTTGTCCAAGCCAGGGGTTTAGctactccttcttcattacctatCAAAGATTGTACTTCAATCACACCCCCTTATCCTCGACTGCTCAAAACATTGGACGAAGTCAGGAATGTCTTGCCTAAAGGAGCCAAGTTGACTTTGGCAGAAAAGATCTTGTATGCTCATCTGAGAAACCCAGAAGAGTCCCTTGGCGGTGGCGGCAAAGTGAGAGGTGAGAGGTACTTGAAGCTGAGACCTGATCGAGTGGCCATGCAA GACGCATCAGCTCAAATGGCTTTGCTTCAATTCATGACGTGTAGATTACCTTCATGTGCCGTACCTGCATCTATACATTGtgatcatctgattcaaGCTCAAACAGGAGCTGAATCAGatttatcaagatcaatagaAGCCAATAAAGAAGTGTTCGATTTTTTGGAATCTGCCGCATTGAAATACGGAATAGAATTTTGGAGACCTGGTTCAGgtatcattcatcaaatcgtATTAGAAAATTACGCCGCTCCTGGTTTGTTGATGTTAGGAACGGATAGTCATACACCCAATGCTGGTGGCTTGGGAATGTTAGCTATCGGTGTTGGAGGTGCAGATGCTGTAGACGCTTTAACAGATACTCCATGGGAATTGAAAGCTCCTTTAGTGACTGGTGTTAAGTTGACCGGTGAATTGAAGGGCTGGGCTACACCAAAAGACTTGATCTTGCATTTGGCTGGTAAGCTTACCGTTAGA GGAGGTACAGGTAGAATAATAGAGTACTTCGGACCTGGTGTACCAGCTCAATCGTGTACTGGTCTAGCAACTATCGCCAATATGGGTGCAGAAGTAGGAGCAACCACATCGACTTTCCCATACTCCGACAATATGCGACAATATCTTCACGCCACAGGTCGAGGTCCAGTCGCTCAAGCTGCCGACGATGCTGCTAAGCAAGGCTTTTTGAGTGCTGATGAGGGCGCAGAGTACGACGAGGTTATCGAGATT AACCTTTCCGACCTTGAACCTCATCTCAACGGACCCTTCACACCTGATCTTGCCACTCCCCtctcctcattctcttcgTTCCTCAACGAGAACAAATACCCCACAGCGCTTTCTTCCGCCTTGATTGGATCGTGTACGAATTCGTCATATGAAGATATGTCAAGGGTAGCATCAATTgctgaacaagctaaagCCGCAGGATTGAAATCCAAAGTACCATTTTTGGTCACACCTGGATCAGAATTGATCAGAGCAACagttgaaaaagatggtTTACAAGATACTTTGGAAAGCGTTGGTGCGACTGTATTGGCAAATGCTTGTGGTCCATGTATCGGTcaatggaaaagagatgaacataaaggtgaagataacG CCatcttgacttctttcaACAGAAACTTCAAAGCTAGAAATGATGGTAATTTAAAGACCATGAACTTCCTTGCTTCCCCTGAAATTGTTACTGCT ATGGCATTCTCTGGTGATCTGAACTTCAACCCTACTACCGATTCTATCCCCACACCTAACGGACCTTTCAGATTCACCCCACCATCAGGTGACAGATTGCCACCAACTGGATACTCAGCTGGTGATTTATCATACGCACCTCaaccttcacctacaccgTCACCTTCCACCGAAATCGCAATctctccttcatcaacaagaCTAGAGATTCTCGAGCCATTCGGCTCAAATTTCGCcaatggtggaggtgaattATCAACTATGACATGTTTGATGAGAGTCAAAGGCAAATGTACGACAGATCATATATCTGCAGCTGGAGCTTGGTTGAAATACAAAGGTCACCTATCAAATATTTCCGAGAATACCCTGATGACCGCCgtgaatgatcaaggtggtaaAATCAATAAAGCAATAGACAtcaatggtgaagaagatacgaTACCTAGAACTATGCAGAAATATAAGCAAAGAAATGAACCTTGGATGTTAGTTGTGGATGACAATT ACGGAGAGGGTTCAGCAAGAGAGCATGCTGCTTTGCAACCTAGATTTTACGGAGGAGCCATGATTGTAGCTAGATCATTTGCAAGAATCCACGAGACAAATCTGAAG AAACAAGGTATACTCCCATTATGGTTCATGGATAAATCCGACTATTCAAGAATATCAGCACATGATAAAGTATCCACAAATGGTTTAGAAGCTGTAATGAACGGTACTTCTTCAAGTCCAATAATCAAATTGAGAGTAGAGAAACCAGATGGAACAATGGAGGAAATAGAAACTAGACATACACTCAGTGAAGACCAAATCGAGTGGCTAAGATACGGAAGTGCATTAAACTACATCGGTAAAGTAGCTAGAGACAATGGTAAAGCTTAA